One Xenopus tropicalis strain Nigerian chromosome 8, UCB_Xtro_10.0, whole genome shotgun sequence genomic window carries:
- the nrarp gene encoding notch-regulated ankyrin repeat-containing protein has translation MSQAEMSTCSTPHTQRVFQEAVRKGNTKELQSLLQNMTNCEFNVNSFGPEGQTALHQSVIDGNLELVKLLVKFGADIRLANRDGWSALHIAAYGGHQDIVLYLITKAKYSSSSR, from the coding sequence atgaGCCAGGCCGAGATGTCCACCTGCTCCACGCCCCACACCCAACGGGTCTTCCAGGAGGCGGTGCGGAAGGGCAACACCAAGGAGCTTCAGTCCCTCCTGCAGAACATGACCAACTGCGAGTTTAACGTCAACTCCTTCGGCCCCGAGGGCCAGACTGCTCTCCACCAATCGGTGATCGACGGGAACCTGGAACTGGTCAAACTGTTGGTAAAGTTTGGGGCGGACATTCGGCTGGCCAACCGGGACGGCTGGAGCGCCCTCCATATAGCCGCCTACGGGGGCCACCAAGACATTGTCCTCTACCTGATCACTAAGGCCAAATACTCGTCCAGCAGCCGATAA